The DNA segment gtcgaggtgtctgcttggggggggggggggggggggatattcaCGGTTGTGATTATGAtctaagagaattctcttggtagataatgcggtcggcattttaATGTAAGGAATTCTAGTTCAGTTGAGCAAAATGAcatgagttcctgtatgttgttatgatcacaccacgactcgttaatcataaggcatacacccccgcccttcttcttaccagagatatgtttgtttctgtcggcgcgatgcgtgaagaaaccgggtggctgtactgACTCTGATAACTGGTGAAGTGGCGTGacgtagagactgttgtccttctggcaagTTCTCACATCTCAGCccaggaactctgtagttctgtcagagtggtcattgagttcttggtcacctccctgaccaaggtccttcttgcccggttgctcaaTTTGGTCAgaaggccagctctaggcagagtctggggaTATTCttcactgtgctcttggaaactttcaacactctagaaatggtgttatacccttccccagatatatgcctcatcacaattatttccttggacttcatggtatagttttcattctgaaatgcactgtcaactgtgggaccttatataattggccacaggtggactccaatcaagttgtagtgacgtCTCAagtgtaacgattctcgtcctcttcgtctgaggagtatgaaggatcggaccaatatgcagcgtggtaagtgttcgtcatattttaataataaactgaacactacaaaatacaaaaataacaaagtgaatgaaaacgaaaaccgaaacagtcctgaatggtgacacaaacacaaacccaggaaacaaccacccacaaccaaaatggggaaaacaggctacctaaatatgattctcaatcagagacaacgatcgacagctgcctctgattgagaaccatatcaggccagacatagaaatacaacaacatagaaaacagaacatagactacccaccccaactcacgccctgaccaacctaacacaaagacataaaaagaaactaaggtcagaacgtgacatttcCTTTAATCATGATGAttaaaggaaattggatgcacctgagctcaatatgcTGTGTCATAGcgaagaggtgtgaatacttacgtaaaagagatatttctgcatttcaatttcactaacttttttttttaaatctaaaaacATCTTTTCTCTTcatcattatgggttattgtgtgtagatgggtgagatttttttaatattcattttgaattcaacataatgttgaataagtcaagtgttaagaatactttctgaagacactgaatGCGTGAAGGATGTGCAACTCACCTTCTGCCAGACGTAGGCCTCGCGCAGGGTGATGATCTCATGTTCACGGTGCTCCCCCTGCACGGCACACACCACACAGATGACCTTCTCGTCAGCCTTGCAATAGAGAGTGCCCTCCTGGCCGTGCTCCTTACAGCGCAGCCTCtccactgtcactgtgtccctcTTACTAACCCCCTCTAGAGCCGCCACTGCCTCTTCATCGCCATCTTCATCATCAACCTTCCCCTtcccctggtctctctctcctccacacacaccgTTCTCTTGTATCCCAGCCCCACCGCATGCCGCATTTTCCACCACCCCTGGCTCTGTCGCAGGCCTCATTCCCTGTACCCTTTCCTCCCCTGCCCCCTCCCTTGTGTGTCTGGCCCTGCCCAGCCgttgggactgggactggggctgCAACACTTCCTGGCCATAGGGCATTAGCTGGTGTCGTGTGCTGCAGGCGTGTTTCTCGGCGTGGGCAGGGCAGAAGGCGAAGCTGCAGGTGTGACACACCTGGGTCGCCGGCTGGGCCTCGTCAGGCTCACACGCATCACATGACCCATCCATCTGCGGTAGCTCGTCCTCATCAGGTCCTCCACTTCCTCTCCAGGGTTCCCCTTGGTCTGTCATTGTAGTGGGTCTGAGTAGGGTGAGTAGGGGGGTAAGTGAAGGACACCCTGTGGGAGAGATGAGTGGTAGAGGACAGGGTATATAAATAGGTACTTACTTGACCTAAGCAAGAGTAACAAGTTGTAGGGACTACtgtcagaggaaaaacaaaacaCATCCCTTTCAAAGGTACTGTACCTGCCAAAGTTTACTGCTTTTGTCTGCAAACACACCCCTCTTTGTTTGCATACTTttccccacatacacacactgtagaTACACACACAACTGGTGAGAGTGCAAACCTGCATTATCTAATGCAACTGGTGAGAGTGCATACCTGCATTATCTAATGCatacacactctctttctctccaagcTCCTCCTCTTTCTGTCCAGCATTAGGGACAGACCATTTCATGCTTCAATCATTttgtttttctctcctctccctccccctttcatTTATTTCACTCTACGGGAGAGCATTTTAAGAATGGAGGCTACCCACGCTGCCTGCctgacacacacagcagagcCTGAGCTGCATACAAAACTATGttttgtgctctctctctctcttttcctctctcgctCCGTGGGGGCCTACCTCTCCTGAGCACAGCTTGGCTATTCTCTCTCCTTTCTGACACAAACAACCACCAACTGGGCCTCACTGCACATAAAACTCCCCCTACTCTTCAATTCTCTTCTCCACTCTGCTATCTCCATTTCTCTGACTCTttcacacaccgacacacacacactctctctctctctccccccctatgGGGCCTACCCGTGTGAAGCTCGGTTCCCAATGTGTACTCACTGGTATATCTGTGAGGCAGGCTCTGCAGTTTTGTTCGCTTTCTGTcactctttgtttctctctctgctgCGGAGAGCACAGCCAGTgatgacgttagctagctagcacttcCTTAGCACAGCTGCCCTGCTCTCTGTGCTCTAATTTGCTACCTTTCACTTCACAGTTGAAGCTGGCTGTATTCACTTCCTTGTTTTCCTCAGCTGCTGggtatttttttctctctttctctctttacttCCTGGTTCTCTAGTGGCAgccggagagagagacacacagaggtgggagagagaaacTGATTTGACAACCACAACAAAAGGCAGAGAGAGCAGCCTGCTAGCAAACACAGACAATGCAGCAGGATTAGTAGGCttgagagggagaggaaacaaACTCTTCCACTGTTCTCCTCCTTAGAGAGAGCTAAGAGGCTATTGAGCTGAGCTCCACATAAGCAGCAGTGTTTGGTGTTTGGCCAGTGAGTGCTGCATTCTACTCTATGGTGAAACATAAATAAGTTTTACAGTCTAAGCTGTAATCACAGTCTGGGTCTCGCTGGATGCGGATGAAGATGTTTTGCCAATTGAGCAGCTGAAAGACCAATTGAATTGACTGTAATAAAAAAGCACTTCACGTTCTCATATAAAAGTACACAGCTGGACAAGCCTCTCTGCAAGAGAATAAACAGCAGaggaaaaataacaaaacaacaacaatttaGTACATTGACTTGATTCTAATTACAATATACCCCAAATACAATTACACAATGAGCCCAAATTATACCCATTGTCCAAATCTTGGGCAATTTGCActggaaaataaagaaaaatcaaTGGTAAAATAAAGGGGTTTAATTTCAAAGAAGGTAAAACACGGGGTCTCCCAGAGAGAGTGAAACTATGCAGAGGGGTTAGTCAGAGCTTTAATTGATATGACAAGACCACCTACTCACTAAACCCTGATCAGATTATTCCATTCTTTTTCTTGACCCAGTGAGCCACGTtgtttggagagagatggaatcTGGAGTCAATATAAGGTTGGGTGGGTATCTAATACTGAGCGGGATTTGGCCATTGACTTAGCAATGCGATATGTTACAGAACAATAGCTACCTTTACTGATCATTCACATGGAAATTATTATTTTTCAGGTCAACACATGACAATACTTTACAGCGACAAATTCACAAAATTCACAGATATAGCTCGTCAACAAACGTTAAAAAAATCTACAGATTTCGGGATCATGCATTCCATCTCTAATTGGTTCCACCCAAACCTTGATGCAGCTAGAGGGAGCAGTGATGTTCCAATGAGGTAATTACCATCAGCCCATGCTAAATAGTTTCTGGCCAATTAGCGGGGCCATTGACTTGATTCTAATTAcaatacagtaatccctcgtttatcgcgggggttacgttccgaaaatgacccgcgataagtgaaatccgcgaaatagaaaacttttttttttttttacaattagcaactattacatgtatacaaatacagtgactcacgtgtaggccgtttcgtcgacattatgggtttaggagatgttcgaaattacaagataatttggccaacttaatgtaaatttgccaagctgttttatgtacgtacacataactgcacgagacgacaaaatgatagcacaattcgtagcatgttttgatacaagaagcgggagtgagtttttagcgaatcagaatgcagagcacaatgcaccaaaaaaaaaaaaaaaatgcattatgaaaatccgcgaaatagcgaatccgcgataagtgaaccgcgaagtggcgagggatcactgtatacCCCAAATACAATTACACAATGAGCCCAAAAGcaaatgtgaaacaaacaagtGTTTTTTATGTTTCACACTTGTTGTGGCTCACAGTTGTATAATGAAAGTAAAGCCACAGTAATACAATACTATACTGCAGTTTAGTAAAGTCATTTCCTATAATAAAGATTCAAGCACACAAAGACCAAGAATGAGTGGGATGTTTTGGCCGACAGACAGAGATGgacaagacagacagaaaacatttACCTACTGCGTCATCTGTAACATTGTGGTATTGGCATGAAAGATCAGAATCTGTCTTGGGCAGAGAATACCAAACAGCATCGCAAACACTTctagcttcttcttcttctctctcaatGGCtgtccctctccttttctctctctctcgtctctctttcAGAGTCACAATATCTCTCAAATCAGGTCGATAGTTAATAATAAAGAAGCATTTCTTCCACGTCCATTGTCCTCTAAGAGCGGTTGTAATGTACAACCTAGTTTGTTCTCCTGTTCATGCATCTTGGTTGAACTGAGAGGTACAAAATAAATGTTACTCTCTCATCTCAAAGCAGGTCAGTTCCTGGGCTGCTCTCTTCCAGCACAGTGCACCCTGCGTCTGTTATAACACCGTGTCAAATCAAAAAGAAGAATCAATATGGTTTCAGAAAGTAACTCAGTGTCTGGACTGGTGGTGATCAGCTGGGTctgtgtggagggagagagggactgcTGTCTGGTCAGAGATAAattgagagggggagatggagagagacaaggggacaggggggatgaatgagaaatggaaggagagacatatagagaggagagagatattgATACATAGCGGGAGAAATACAGTTTTAGATAAAAGGTTTCCAAAATGGTTCTTTGAGGAGGGATAGGGTTCTTACCAAGAACGTTTTTGATCAGAATAACCCTTTTTAGAAGACACAGGTTCTTTGtaaggcaaagggttctacctagaacctttaACATCCAAATAACCGTTTTTGAAAGATAGGGTTCTTTGAAAGTCAAGAaggattctttggaaggcaagaagggtttTACATACAACCATATATAATATTTCCCAACATGCTCTATCGCAGGGAGATTTTCTAAATTGTTTGTTATActgtaatatctgtgtttttgcattgattggttgattaatttGACGCTACGCAAagactaatccaatctgttagtaattggatttattgcacccgttagTTAGATGGTCGTTTCAGTTTAGATGATTGAGGTAGTCTCAGTATTCAATCTTCCCTACCCTGGCAGTCGtactgaatgcaggttgcgggtgattaacaattccacttgttggatatcctatctctggctggattccaaaaggaattacacatcactttggaGGCCAGAATAATGTagcttgcaggcctgatgtggcctgtaaaccaggagattcctaacacccctgggttagggtttaactaggccctcaaagaaaggccttaCAGTATAATTTATTGTCATAAATAATTACATTTGAAAGGCTAATAAGGTTGGTGGAACTGTTCATTGAGGGTTCTATGAAGAACCCTCCAAAGATAAAAGGGTTCTTGATAGAAATCTTCATAGACAGTTCTAGGAAGAACCTTTAGATGATAaaatggttcttggtagaacccttaTAGAGGGTTCTAAGTAGaaccatatacagggggttaTTTGAAGAGCCCTATAaagagggttctacatagaaccctcCGCAAATTATTCTAcccagcaccaaaaagggttccccaAGGTGACAAACCGaagaaccctgtatggttctacttagCAACTTTTTTATCTAAGAGTGTAGAAGAAACAGAGATGGAAAAAGAGaaggacagacagaaagagacagaaagagacagaaagagagaaagagagagagattataatGCCAAAGGGGGACATCGGCTTGTGACGCAAGTGCTCCTGATCGAAGAAAAGCTCAAGGTTTCAGAATCATCACAGAATATTCTATTAGGGCATTCTCCATccaaaactctgaaccaatttTCTGCTGAATCAAACATTACTCAAACTCCCTAATGTACAATGttcaaatacagtgccttgcaaaaaaaTTCACCCTCTTTGCCGATTTTCCTATTCTGTtgtattacaacctgtaatttaaatggatttttatttggatttcatgtaatggacatacacgaAATAGTCCAaactggtgaagtgaaatgaaaaaaataacttgtttcaaaaaatgaaAAATGGTCCGTGCATATGTATTccgcccctttgctatgaagcccctaaataagacctggtgtaaccaattaccttcagaagtgacataattagttaaataaagtccacctgtgtgcaatctaagtgtcacatgatcagtcacatgatctcagtatatatacacctgttctgaaaggccactgagtctgcaacaccactaagcaaggggcaccaccaagcaaattaagaccaaggagctctccaaacagatcagggttgggttataaaaaaagatcagaaactttgaacatcccatggagcaccatcaaatccattattaaaaaattgaaagaatatggcaccacaactaacctgccaagagagggccgcccaccaaaactgacggaccaggcaaggagggcattaatcagagaggcaacaaagagaccaaaaataaccctgaaggagctgcaaagctccacagcggagactggagtatctgtccataggaccactttaagccgtacacttcacagagctgggcttttcagaagagtggccagaaaaaaataagcaaacatgtttggtgttcgccaaaaggcatgtgggagactccccaaacatgtggaagaaggtactctggtcagatgagactaaaatgtagcttattggccatcaaggaaaacgctatgtctggtgaaaaccaaacacctctcatcaccccgagaacaccatccctacagtgaagcatggtagtggcagcatcatgctgtggggatgtttttcgtcgacagggactgggaaactggtcagaattgaaggaatgatggatggcgctaaatacagagaaattcttgagtgaaacctgtttcagtcttccagagatttgagcctgggacggaggttcaccttccagcaggacaatgaccctaagcatactgctaaagcaacactcgagtggtttaaagggaaacatttaaatgtcttggaatggcctagtgaaagcccagacctcaatctaattgagaatctgtggtataacttaaagattgctgtgcaCAAGCGGAACTCATCCaaattgaaggagctggagcgGGTTTGCCTTggagaatgggcaaaaatcccagtggctagatgtgccaagcttatagagacataccccaagagacttgcagctgtaattgctgaaaaaggtggctctacaaagtatttactTTGGGAGGGAATAGTTATGcgcgctcaagttctgttttttgtcttatttctcgtttgtttcacaataaaaaatattttgcattatcaaagtggtaggcatgttgtgtaaatcaaatgatacaaaccttcaaaaaatctattttggttccaggttgtaaggcaacaaaataggaaaaatgccaaaaagggggtgaatactttcgcaagccactgtatgctcTATAGATTTCTTATGCAGTCAGATTGAAATCAATCAAAATACTGTACATACTTATGGCCTATAGCGCATTAATTGCTGTACTGCTTTGATGTACAGGGAGAAATTGTGAGAACTCTGCACACACTCTATTTATCTATTTATCTCACTCTTTCCATCTCCATCGCTCTCCACTCTCCTCAGCTATACTTCCGTCCCTCACAACACAGGCTATAGAAACACAATGAGCAATGCTAAGAGTGCTCtcttttgaaaataaaataccTCCTACTTGTGACTCTATTCATCGCACACAAAAGCCCCTGATGCGAGGCTGGAGAGGAGACGAGGTGGAGAGTGTCTGCTTTATACAATGATGGAGAGGTAACACACAATGCATGTaggcatgtgcatgtgtgtgtgtgtgtgtgagattgtgtgtgttGATAGTGTCAGGCACAATCTGGATGCAACTTCCAGCTCTAAAGTTATTATTAGTAATGTTGGTGATTTCACATCACCAAAACTCTTCACTAACAGCTCTCAGGCTACTTCATGAGACTGAGAAAGCTTTCATCTAATAATTTCTCCATTCCTTCTCTTATAGTAAAACAGGATCGATGCCCAGGTTTAGTGCATGCTTTCTCCCAATAAGTCATCTTCTAAGCCAGGGCTGTAGCATGTATGTTATCATAACCTTGTCGTTTTATCAACAATTGTCGTTTTATATAGCTTAATAACACAAGATAGATATTGGTCTCCACTAGGCTTCAACTATTTAGCTGAtcacaagaccttaactagctgaatcagatatgctaaattagggttggactgaaaacctacaggacagtagatctccaggaagagggttgggcagccctggtctagggtatccgggaggatgcagttgatgtgagccataaccagcctttcagaGTACTTcttggctaccgacgtgagtgctacggggcggtaataatttagtcaggttaccttcgcttccttgggacagggactatggtggtctgtttgaaacatgtaggtattacagacttggtcagggagtggttgaaaatgtcagtgaagacacttgccagttagtccacgtatgctttgagtacacgtcctgg comes from the Salvelinus namaycush isolate Seneca chromosome 21, SaNama_1.0, whole genome shotgun sequence genome and includes:
- the LOC120066375 gene encoding tripartite motif-containing protein 44-like isoform X1, with the protein product MTDQGEPWRGSGGPDEDELPQMDGSCDACEPDEAQPATQVCHTCSFAFCPAHAEKHACSTRHQLMPYGQEVLQPQSQSQRLGRARHTREGAGEERVQGMRPATEPGVVENAACGGAGIQENGVCGGERDQGKGKVDDEDGDEEAVAALEGVSKRDTVTVERLRCKEHGQEGTLYCKADEKVICVVCAVQGEHREHEIITLREAYVWQKSREGYDLLGCTQNMADHIKTKWTNPEMSTEQLEAYVNSQFDDLYRLVRLEEKRTLHLVDLKEAFLTAAAAENIAEITIHTKRLQEEMACITQQLGQLDQAGAQPGAAIAALVQGGAPGPCPRPAQRNIEARPRLPEPRRDPRDYGEGRSGSSMGHAP
- the LOC120066375 gene encoding tripartite motif-containing protein 44-like isoform X3; this translates as MTDQGEPWRGSGGPDEDELPQMDGSCDACEPDEAQPATQVCHTCSFAFCPAHAEKHACSTRHQLMPYGQEVLQPQSQSQRLGRARHTREGAGEERVQGMRPATEPGVVENAACGGAGIQENGVCGGERDQGKGKVDDEDGDEEAVAALEGVSKRDTVTVERLRCKEHGQEGTLYCKADEKVICVVCAVQGEHREHEIITLREAYVWQKSREGYDLLGCTQNMADHIKTKWTNPEMSTEQLEAYVNSQFDDLYRLVRLEEKRTLHLVDLKEAFLTAAAAENIAEITIHTKRLQEEMACITQQLGQLDQAGAQPGAAIAALVQGGAPGPCPRPAVRHLSLIHHHGQAAQH
- the LOC120066375 gene encoding tripartite motif-containing protein 44-like isoform X4, producing the protein MTDQGEPWRGSGGPDEDELPQMDGSCDACEPDEAQPATQVCHTCSFAFCPAHAEKHACSTRHQLMPYGQEVLQPQSQSQRLGRARHTREGAGEERVQGMRPATEPGVVENAACGGAGIQENGVCGGERDQGKGKVDDEDGDEEAVAALEGVSKRDTVTVERLRCKEHGQEGTLYCKADEKVICVVCAVQGEHREHEIITLREAYVWQKSREGYDLLGCTQNMADHIKTKWTNPEMSTEQLEAYVNSQFDDLYRLVRLEEKRTLHLVDLKEAFLTAAAAENIAEITIHTKRLQEEMACITQQLGQLDQAGAQPGAAIAALVQGGAPGPCPRPATP
- the LOC120066375 gene encoding tripartite motif-containing protein 44-like isoform X2, with protein sequence MTDQGEPWRGSGGPDEDELPQMDGSCDACEPDEAQPATQVCHTCSFAFCPAHAEKHACSTRHQLMPYGQEVLQPQSQSQRLGRARHTREGAGEERVQGMRPATEPGVVENAACGGAGIQENGVCGGERDQGKGKVDDEDGDEEAVAALEGVSKRDTVTVERLRCKEHGQEGTLYCKADEKVICVVCAVQGEHREHEIITLREAYVWQKSREGYDLLGCTQNMADHIKTKWTNPEMSTEQLEAYVNSQFDDLYRLVRLEEKRTLHLVDLKEAFLTAAAAENIAEITIHTKRLQEEMACITQQLGQLDQAGAQPGAAIAALVQGGAPGPCPRPARNIEARPRLPEPRRDPRDYGEGRSGSSMGHAP